In one window of Mobiluncus massiliensis DNA:
- a CDS encoding ribosome maturation factor RimM yields the protein MKLTVGIIGRASGVRGEVRVALHTDDPRSRFAPGTVLLTSRKTPATLTVNRARMSGKHFVVSFQEIPDRNGAETLSGTKLYIETDDPALCTNLTDSPDSGAASTETATNREQSEGDEGFYRHELVGLRAVDLAGETLGTVSDLLLAPAQDLLEVTTADGQKILVPFVYEIVPDVDLDSQVVKMDPPGGLFPPH from the coding sequence GTGAAGCTCACGGTTGGGATCATCGGGCGTGCCAGCGGGGTTCGTGGTGAAGTCCGGGTCGCCCTGCACACAGACGACCCGCGCTCTCGGTTTGCCCCCGGGACAGTCCTGTTAACCAGCAGGAAAACCCCGGCTACGCTGACGGTAAACCGGGCCCGGATGAGCGGTAAACACTTCGTGGTGTCTTTCCAGGAAATTCCCGACCGCAACGGCGCCGAAACCCTCAGCGGAACGAAACTGTATATAGAAACTGACGACCCGGCCTTGTGCACTAACCTCACAGACTCACCCGATTCCGGCGCCGCCAGTACAGAAACCGCCACCAACCGCGAACAAAGCGAGGGCGATGAGGGCTTTTACCGTCACGAACTGGTGGGACTGCGAGCTGTGGACTTGGCGGGGGAAACGCTTGGCACCGTGAGCGACCTGTTGCTGGCGCCAGCCCAAGACCTGTTGGAAGTCACGACTGCGGACGGGCAGAAAATCCTGGTGCCTTTTGTTTATGAAATCGTCCCCGATGTCGATTTAGATAGCCAGGTGGTCAAGATGGATCCGCCCGGAGGATTGTTTCCGCCGCACTAG
- the trmD gene encoding tRNA (guanosine(37)-N1)-methyltransferase TrmD — protein MRFQILTIFPEFFEVLGLSLLGKAAQNGVLSWDVTNLRDFTDDPHHSVDDTPYGGGAGMVMRADIWGKAIDAARSDLPSQPATGEPENRATGLVNPKTILAIPTPSGIPLTQAKVRQIATSTDNVIIACGRYEGIDSRVAQHYADQQRYPDLEVFEFSLGDYVLNGGEIAAVALIEAVGRLLDGMVGNPESLVEESYEGTGLLEYPCYTRPEVWRDLAVPEVLKGGNHAEIEAWRRERAIEKTCLRRPDLLEGLDAGLLSKRGREKLALLGWLYVSPQDLEAIGLSRLGAAGSARGAHEVGQAGVTHQARSAGDVLPASQARAGAADLLAVPLRIRQPDRGEALALSALGSETFPLACPAYISTEAIAQFVAVEFDLEAVKARLDNPQEHRYWVAEMGGELVGYTYAKVHLDEVEAAQAGIVAGDAYLSKCYVREALHSTGLSGALLEAALTDLARVSNAPGVCLGTSIYNKRAQKFYKHHGFRRIGKRTFTVGGVENQDVVMRRSFDRDSA, from the coding sequence ATGCGTTTTCAGATTCTGACGATTTTTCCCGAGTTTTTTGAGGTGCTCGGTTTGTCGCTGCTGGGTAAAGCGGCGCAAAACGGGGTGTTGAGCTGGGACGTCACGAATCTGCGCGATTTCACCGATGATCCGCATCACTCCGTCGACGACACCCCCTACGGCGGGGGAGCCGGCATGGTGATGCGGGCTGATATTTGGGGTAAAGCCATCGATGCCGCACGGAGCGACCTGCCAAGCCAGCCCGCGACAGGCGAACCGGAAAACCGCGCGACCGGCCTGGTGAACCCGAAAACTATCCTGGCGATTCCTACGCCGTCTGGAATACCGCTGACCCAGGCGAAAGTCCGGCAGATCGCCACGAGTACGGATAATGTCATTATCGCCTGCGGGCGTTATGAAGGCATCGATTCGCGAGTCGCTCAGCATTACGCTGACCAGCAACGTTACCCTGACTTGGAAGTATTTGAATTTTCCTTGGGGGATTATGTGCTGAACGGCGGGGAAATCGCGGCCGTGGCGCTGATTGAAGCCGTGGGACGGCTGCTCGATGGCATGGTGGGTAACCCGGAGTCTTTGGTGGAGGAGTCTTATGAGGGGACGGGGCTGTTGGAATACCCCTGCTATACCCGTCCCGAAGTGTGGCGTGACCTGGCCGTTCCCGAGGTGCTGAAAGGCGGAAACCATGCCGAAATTGAAGCCTGGCGCCGGGAACGGGCCATTGAAAAAACCTGCCTGCGGCGCCCGGATTTGCTGGAGGGGCTGGACGCTGGGCTGTTGAGCAAGCGCGGGCGGGAAAAGCTGGCCTTGCTGGGGTGGCTTTATGTGTCGCCACAGGATTTGGAGGCTATCGGTCTGTCCCGGCTGGGTGCGGCGGGGTCGGCACGGGGAGCGCACGAGGTGGGTCAGGCAGGGGTGACGCACCAGGCGAGGTCGGCGGGTGACGTGCTGCCGGCAAGCCAGGCGCGGGCGGGAGCTGCGGATTTGCTGGCGGTTCCCCTGCGGATTCGCCAGCCCGACCGGGGAGAGGCCCTAGCGCTGTCCGCTTTGGGGTCGGAAACGTTCCCCCTGGCTTGTCCGGCCTACATCAGCACTGAGGCTATCGCCCAGTTCGTAGCGGTTGAGTTCGACCTCGAGGCGGTGAAAGCGCGTCTCGATAATCCTCAAGAACATCGCTACTGGGTGGCAGAAATGGGCGGTGAACTGGTGGGATATACCTATGCGAAGGTACATCTGGACGAGGTGGAAGCTGCGCAGGCGGGGATTGTTGCCGGGGATGCTTACCTGTCGAAGTGCTACGTGCGCGAAGCCCTGCATTCCACAGGGCTGTCCGGGGCGCTGCTGGAAGCGGCATTGACAGACTTGGCGAGGGTCAGTAATGCCCCGGGAGTGTGCCTGGGGACTTCCATCTATAACAAACGGGCCCAAAAATTCTATAAACATCACGGGTTTCGGCGTATCGGAAAGCGGACATTCACCGTGGGGGGTGTGGAAAACCAGGACGTGGTGATGCGCCGGAGTTTTGACCGGGATAGTGCCTGA
- the rplS gene encoding 50S ribosomal protein L19, which yields MQKPLVEEIGKAVMREDVPDFRPGDTVKVHVKVIEGNRSRIQIFQGVVIARHGGGVGETFTVRKLSFGTGVERTFPLHAPTVDKIEVVTRGDVRRAKLYYLRDRHGKAAKVVEKR from the coding sequence ATGCAGAAGCCTCTGGTTGAGGAAATCGGCAAGGCCGTAATGCGTGAGGACGTTCCGGATTTTCGTCCGGGCGACACTGTAAAGGTTCACGTAAAGGTTATCGAGGGAAACCGCTCCCGTATCCAGATTTTCCAGGGCGTAGTCATCGCTCGTCACGGCGGCGGCGTGGGAGAAACCTTCACCGTGCGGAAGCTGTCCTTCGGCACCGGTGTGGAACGTACTTTCCCGCTGCATGCCCCGACTGTGGACAAGATTGAGGTAGTGACTCGCGGCGATGTGCGCCGTGCCAAGCTGTACTACCTGCGTGATCGCCACGGCAAGGCGGCTAAGGTCGTTGAAAAGCGCTAA
- the lepB gene encoding signal peptidase I, translated as MTMPPQPENANRDAQFSGASPDGFGMNPQFVGAGTLPGEGGMYVPGGAGMPFPPEAFPGGYPPQSAFPDGTDFLGMDPNGMVPMPMPPGLPPAGMGPFPGMPFPPYGAMPFPGMQPEDEESPENLGEKDFLKGDDETDFQLDDEDNATERRRGAKIPGPGGMRALPPGARANFDALERPHLSLDLPWYFEFIAVVITALAISSLVRLFLLQPFFIPSQSMEKTLMINDSVLVNKFSARHGDINRGDIIVFKDVEGWSQNAAEQMRERPPDKTPFQIATKFKNFGIFVGLLPEDSQGYLIKRVIGVSGDDVSCCDEDGLMNINGKAIDEDYIPKTGVSSDIEFSVVVPKNSLWVMGDNRPHSADSRWHQDKPSRGFVSESNVVGRAFVVIWPIERMKFIAPSCAFYNIPKPSAPADEFNSEAFETRPHGD; from the coding sequence ATGACGATGCCCCCGCAGCCTGAGAATGCCAACCGAGACGCGCAGTTCTCGGGTGCTTCCCCGGACGGCTTCGGCATGAATCCACAATTTGTTGGGGCCGGAACCCTGCCCGGTGAAGGCGGGATGTATGTGCCGGGTGGAGCCGGGATGCCATTCCCGCCAGAGGCTTTTCCGGGAGGATACCCCCCGCAGTCGGCTTTCCCGGACGGGACGGATTTTCTCGGTATGGATCCCAACGGGATGGTGCCAATGCCGATGCCTCCAGGACTTCCCCCAGCGGGGATGGGGCCGTTTCCAGGGATGCCTTTCCCGCCCTACGGCGCGATGCCTTTTCCTGGTATGCAGCCCGAAGACGAAGAATCGCCCGAGAATCTCGGAGAAAAAGATTTCCTGAAGGGCGACGACGAAACTGATTTCCAACTCGATGATGAGGACAACGCAACGGAACGCAGGCGTGGCGCCAAGATCCCCGGACCGGGGGGCATGAGAGCCCTGCCCCCCGGGGCGAGAGCCAACTTCGACGCTTTGGAACGTCCACATCTGAGCCTCGATTTACCCTGGTATTTCGAGTTCATCGCGGTGGTTATTACGGCTCTGGCCATCAGTTCGCTGGTTCGACTGTTCCTGTTGCAGCCCTTTTTTATTCCCTCGCAGTCCATGGAAAAAACCCTGATGATTAACGATTCTGTGCTGGTCAACAAGTTTTCTGCCCGGCACGGGGACATCAACCGCGGCGACATTATCGTTTTTAAAGACGTGGAAGGCTGGAGCCAAAACGCTGCCGAGCAGATGCGCGAACGTCCTCCTGATAAAACTCCGTTCCAGATCGCTACCAAGTTTAAGAACTTCGGGATTTTTGTGGGCTTGCTGCCTGAAGACTCCCAGGGCTACCTGATTAAACGTGTCATCGGAGTGTCCGGCGACGACGTGTCTTGCTGCGACGAGGACGGGTTGATGAATATCAACGGCAAAGCCATCGACGAGGACTATATCCCCAAGACCGGGGTCTCTTCAGACATAGAATTTTCCGTAGTGGTGCCGAAGAATTCGCTGTGGGTGATGGGGGACAACCGGCCTCACTCCGCAGATTCCCGTTGGCATCAGGACAAGCCTTCGCGCGGTTTCGTTTCTGAATCCAACGTGGTGGGTCGCGCTTTCGTCGTAATCTGGCCGATTGAACGGATGAAGTTCATCGCTCCCAGCTGCGCTTTTTACAATATTCCCAAGCCTTCCGCCCCGGCTGACGAATTCAACTCTGAAGCATTCGAGACGCGTCCCCACGGGGATTGA
- a CDS encoding ribonuclease HII has protein sequence MVDLSWETAALAALAKHGGDSRRGRLPLIGGMDEVGRGALAGPVCVGVAVIDQLSLENPEFPQGFPAGLNDSKQLTERRRLALQDPLRAWVRDFAIGQASNTEIDELGIMPALRLAGWRALNELDARGHLPQILGLDGNFDYLAPPEQPDLFAGAGNLVSSPEVRVETLVKGDGKAAVIAGASVLAKVYRDAFMRSLRDPGYGWAKNVGYGTAAHRAALAELGTSVWHRKSWKLR, from the coding sequence GTGGTTGATTTATCTTGGGAAACCGCGGCTCTGGCCGCATTGGCGAAGCACGGAGGCGACAGTCGCAGGGGACGCCTCCCGCTGATTGGTGGGATGGACGAGGTCGGGCGCGGTGCGCTAGCAGGTCCGGTTTGCGTGGGTGTGGCCGTGATAGACCAGCTCAGCCTGGAGAACCCGGAATTTCCCCAGGGGTTCCCCGCCGGATTGAACGATTCCAAACAGCTGACGGAACGCCGCCGCTTGGCGTTGCAAGATCCCCTTCGCGCCTGGGTCAGGGACTTTGCCATCGGACAGGCTTCCAATACGGAAATCGACGAATTGGGGATTATGCCCGCGCTGCGTCTGGCGGGGTGGCGCGCTCTCAACGAGCTGGACGCCCGCGGACACCTGCCGCAAATCCTGGGATTGGACGGGAACTTCGACTATCTGGCACCGCCGGAGCAACCCGACCTGTTTGCCGGGGCGGGAAACCTGGTGAGCTCCCCGGAAGTCAGAGTGGAAACCCTGGTGAAGGGGGACGGGAAAGCCGCCGTAATCGCTGGCGCTTCCGTGCTGGCGAAAGTGTATCGGGACGCGTTCATGCGCAGCTTGCGTGACCCCGGTTACGGCTGGGCGAAAAATGTCGGTTACGGCACTGCCGCCCATCGAGCGGCGCTGGCTGAATTGGGCACGAGTGTTTGGCATCGCAAATCTTGGAAGCTCCGGTAG
- a CDS encoding DUF2469 domain-containing protein, which produces MVNNDDIESYENGLELDLYREYRDVISLFSYVVETDRRFYLANKVDVTTHNNAGGDVFFEITLEDAWVWDVYRSSRFVQNVRVLTFKDVNVEELAKPEIEIP; this is translated from the coding sequence ATGGTCAACAACGACGATATTGAGTCCTATGAAAACGGGCTGGAGCTGGATTTATACCGAGAATATCGCGATGTGATTTCCCTGTTTAGCTATGTCGTGGAAACCGACCGGCGTTTTTATCTGGCGAACAAGGTTGACGTCACCACGCACAATAATGCCGGCGGGGACGTGTTCTTTGAGATTACTTTGGAGGACGCCTGGGTTTGGGATGTCTATCGCTCCTCGCGTTTCGTGCAAAACGTGCGGGTCCTGACCTTTAAAGACGTCAACGTGGAGGAACTGGCGAAGCCAGAAATTGAGATCCCGTAG
- a CDS encoding YraN family protein produces the protein MSYANTVETSHKVTTGTDAPCGCTAGSPALRTAGQNASNPGKNLHNRQLGMAGEEVAAESLKAEGYVIVDRNWRCRAGEVDIVALSPEGILGFIEVKTRSNHRHGMPIEAITMKKLARMRRVMGSWLAQRDIVPAHRAVSLDLCSVDWDGHGEPVVKHLQGLK, from the coding sequence ATGAGCTACGCGAATACCGTTGAAACCAGTCATAAAGTCACTACCGGAACGGACGCTCCATGCGGCTGCACAGCCGGTAGCCCCGCGCTGCGGACCGCGGGGCAAAATGCCTCAAATCCGGGGAAAAACCTGCACAATCGGCAGCTGGGTATGGCTGGTGAGGAAGTCGCGGCCGAGTCGCTGAAAGCTGAGGGATACGTCATTGTGGACCGCAATTGGCGGTGTCGAGCCGGTGAAGTCGACATAGTCGCCCTCAGTCCCGAGGGAATCCTGGGGTTTATCGAGGTTAAGACTCGTTCCAATCACCGGCACGGGATGCCTATCGAGGCCATCACCATGAAGAAGCTGGCGCGGATGCGCCGGGTCATGGGGTCTTGGCTGGCGCAACGCGATATTGTGCCCGCGCACCGGGCGGTCAGCCTGGATTTGTGCAGCGTGGATTGGGACGGGCACGGCGAACCCGTAGTGAAACATCTCCAGGGGTTGAAATGA
- a CDS encoding YifB family Mg chelatase-like AAA ATPase, giving the protein MSSGFAWSICLVGMQARPVRVEAHISDGMTAYSLVGLPDTAVREAKDRVRAAVTSCLYEWPGTRVVLNLSPASLPKTGSGYDLAMAVSVLAAMGVISRSRAGQCIMLGELGLDGRVIGIRGILPSVIGAMKTGKTQILVPQANFAEASLVPGVEVVGVHHLGQVIELLGGDLMMSLPPPEESAGAEDGESTPAPAFGPGGDFSDIRGQAAACQAMEVAAAGGHHLLMIGTPGSGKTMLASRLPGILPPLDVEQSVEVTALHSLAGTLSAQDGLIRQPPFQAPHHSATLAAMVGGGSGVPRPGAASLAHRGVLFLDEAPEFGARVLDSLREPLENGEITLHRAAGAAQYPARFQLIMAANPCPCGNAGSRRATCTCTPYSRKRYLERLSGPLLDRMDIQIQVESPGRGSLAGAKPADTTAVVAARVQRARDVQRERWKDRGWDLNREIPGPFLRQPEGGFTRELIGRVDTVVERGRLSMRGAQRVLRLAWTVADLSGKTVPGLPELGTAMTLRRQNEGFSLPE; this is encoded by the coding sequence ATGAGTTCGGGATTTGCCTGGTCAATTTGTTTGGTCGGAATGCAGGCGCGCCCGGTCCGGGTCGAAGCTCATATTTCCGACGGAATGACCGCCTACAGCCTGGTCGGACTGCCGGATACGGCGGTACGGGAAGCCAAAGACCGGGTTCGCGCCGCGGTGACCAGCTGCCTGTATGAATGGCCGGGGACGCGGGTTGTGCTGAATCTGTCCCCTGCGTCACTGCCGAAAACCGGCTCCGGTTACGACCTGGCGATGGCGGTCAGCGTTTTGGCCGCGATGGGGGTCATTTCTCGCAGTCGAGCCGGGCAGTGCATCATGCTGGGAGAGCTGGGCTTGGACGGTCGTGTCATTGGAATCCGGGGCATTTTGCCCAGTGTCATCGGAGCCATGAAAACCGGAAAAACTCAGATTTTGGTGCCGCAAGCGAACTTTGCTGAGGCTTCCCTGGTGCCTGGGGTAGAGGTGGTGGGGGTGCATCACCTGGGACAAGTCATCGAGTTATTGGGGGGAGACTTGATGATGTCTCTGCCCCCGCCGGAGGAATCGGCGGGGGCAGAGGACGGGGAAAGTACCCCGGCACCCGCCTTTGGTCCAGGCGGAGATTTTTCTGACATTCGCGGCCAAGCCGCCGCCTGTCAAGCGATGGAAGTGGCGGCCGCGGGCGGCCACCACCTGCTGATGATTGGCACTCCCGGCTCCGGAAAAACCATGCTGGCTTCGCGGCTGCCCGGCATCCTCCCGCCCTTGGACGTGGAACAATCTGTCGAGGTCACAGCCCTGCATTCCCTAGCTGGAACGCTGTCTGCACAGGACGGACTGATTCGCCAGCCTCCCTTCCAAGCTCCGCATCATTCGGCAACGCTGGCGGCGATGGTGGGAGGAGGTTCGGGAGTACCGCGTCCGGGTGCCGCTTCCCTGGCTCACCGGGGAGTATTGTTCCTGGACGAAGCTCCCGAGTTCGGGGCGCGGGTCTTGGATTCCCTCCGAGAACCGTTAGAAAACGGGGAAATCACCCTGCATCGGGCGGCGGGCGCAGCCCAATATCCGGCTCGATTCCAACTCATTATGGCCGCCAATCCCTGCCCTTGCGGTAATGCTGGCAGTCGGCGCGCCACCTGTACCTGCACGCCCTATTCACGCAAACGATATCTGGAACGGTTGAGCGGGCCTCTGCTGGATCGCATGGACATCCAAATTCAGGTGGAATCTCCGGGCCGCGGTTCGTTAGCGGGAGCGAAACCCGCTGATACGACCGCGGTGGTTGCGGCGCGGGTGCAACGCGCTCGCGACGTGCAGCGAGAGCGGTGGAAGGACCGAGGATGGGATTTGAATCGGGAAATTCCCGGACCGTTCTTACGTCAGCCCGAAGGCGGTTTCACTCGTGAGCTGATTGGGCGGGTCGACACCGTGGTGGAACGGGGTCGCTTGTCCATGCGGGGAGCTCAGCGCGTCTTGCGACTGGCCTGGACTGTTGCCGATCTGAGCGGAAAAACCGTTCCGGGATTACCCGAGCTGGGAACCGCGATGACATTGCGCCGCCAAAACGAAGGATTCAGCCTGCCCGAATGA
- the dprA gene encoding DNA-processing protein DprA yields METLSLTEELPTDTETEAPDNVPEELSNPPTGATVSSADSAASGPSPEERRARAIWTAIAQPGEPVVGQVIGHFGVMEALERVKFLAAKLPEIDDMIIRTVFQPVRLPASVAQIEGWALRLRELNLEMEYQLLSRDGGTLVVPGDAAWPTMADDLGTVAPLALWVRGNPRVLQALASEGAVALVGARCATHYGTDIAQEIAYELGERGIWVVSGGAYGIDAAAHQGALASRGKTISVQAGGLGELYPAMNARLFSQIQQTGAIVSEAPPSQRPAKHLFLTRNRIISALSQVVVVVEAGERSGAMSTANHGAEQGRQVAAVPGPVTSTASAGCHRLIREGAALVTNAEEIMELMFPLNAQEQKVFGAGVAANKADAGAAASAPQRNSAGQIPAPSLFAGLSSDGVKVIDSLSKTAWKSLEQVARAAGLGTRTVQSELGLMELDGKVETRNGRYRLGATAMAR; encoded by the coding sequence ATGGAAACGTTGAGCCTTACCGAGGAACTACCCACAGACACCGAAACGGAGGCGCCGGATAACGTGCCGGAGGAACTGTCGAACCCGCCCACAGGCGCCACGGTGTCGTCGGCGGATTCGGCCGCATCTGGACCGAGCCCGGAAGAACGCCGGGCTCGGGCAATCTGGACCGCTATTGCCCAGCCGGGGGAGCCTGTTGTAGGCCAGGTCATCGGGCATTTCGGGGTCATGGAAGCCTTGGAGCGGGTGAAATTCTTGGCGGCGAAGCTGCCGGAAATCGATGACATGATAATTCGCACCGTGTTTCAACCCGTGAGGCTGCCGGCATCGGTGGCGCAAATTGAGGGGTGGGCTTTGCGGCTGCGGGAACTCAACTTAGAGATGGAATATCAGCTGCTGAGTCGAGATGGTGGGACGTTGGTGGTGCCTGGCGATGCGGCTTGGCCAACGATGGCGGACGATCTGGGAACGGTGGCGCCGTTGGCGCTGTGGGTGCGGGGCAATCCGCGGGTTTTGCAGGCGCTGGCGTCAGAGGGGGCAGTAGCCCTGGTGGGCGCGCGTTGCGCGACCCACTACGGAACGGATATAGCCCAGGAAATCGCTTATGAACTGGGGGAGCGTGGTATCTGGGTCGTCAGTGGCGGAGCCTATGGGATCGACGCGGCCGCTCATCAAGGGGCGCTCGCCTCACGAGGCAAAACTATCAGTGTCCAGGCCGGTGGGTTGGGCGAGCTGTACCCGGCCATGAATGCGCGGCTGTTTTCCCAGATTCAGCAAACCGGGGCGATTGTCAGCGAAGCCCCGCCCTCTCAGCGTCCCGCCAAACACCTGTTTTTGACCAGGAACCGCATCATTTCGGCTCTGTCTCAAGTTGTGGTGGTCGTTGAAGCCGGTGAGCGTTCCGGGGCGATGTCTACCGCCAATCATGGCGCAGAGCAGGGACGTCAGGTCGCCGCGGTGCCCGGACCGGTCACCTCCACCGCTTCGGCAGGATGCCATCGGCTGATTCGCGAAGGCGCTGCCCTGGTGACGAACGCGGAGGAGATCATGGAACTCATGTTTCCGCTGAACGCTCAGGAGCAAAAGGTGTTCGGTGCCGGGGTGGCCGCAAACAAAGCCGATGCCGGGGCGGCAGCGTCTGCACCCCAGCGCAACTCCGCCGGACAGATCCCGGCGCCCTCGCTCTTTGCCGGATTGAGCAGTGACGGCGTGAAAGTCATTGATTCCCTGTCGAAAACGGCGTGGAAATCCTTAGAGCAGGTGGCTCGTGCCGCCGGTTTGGGCACTCGCACGGTGCAAAGCGAGCTGGGGTTGATGGAGCTGGACGGCAAGGTCGAAACCCGCAACGGGCGGTATCGCCTGGGGGCGACTGCTATGGCCAGATAG
- a CDS encoding tyrosine recombinase XerC, whose protein sequence is MSENHPAADFASEITADFGQWLSVNRGLSPQTVRAYLTDLRELMTFLVDSASEDDSGVSRLRADLANPARIRAWLGSMSRAGMSRATLARRVASFRTFASWAQVRGIVPGDAGQNLRASRPDNALPTVLSAADAAHLLETARAAAYREDSAAPDPVKLRDWAALELLYATGIRVSELTGLELANINKSQRTIRVTGKGDKQRVVPYGIPAGLALEEYLEKGRPALVNPEKPALNRVFLGAKGGVLDTRIVRGMLHRLTAQAGVPDLGPHGLRHTAATHLLDGGADLRSVQEILGHASLATTQRYTHLSMDKLRAVYLQAHPRA, encoded by the coding sequence GTGAGTGAAAATCATCCAGCCGCGGACTTCGCCTCGGAAATCACCGCTGATTTTGGGCAATGGCTGAGCGTAAACCGGGGGCTTTCCCCGCAAACTGTGCGGGCCTATCTCACGGATTTGCGGGAATTGATGACTTTCCTGGTCGACTCCGCTTCCGAGGATGACTCCGGAGTGTCACGGCTGCGTGCGGATTTGGCTAATCCTGCCCGGATTCGGGCGTGGCTGGGTTCGATGAGCCGCGCGGGGATGAGCCGCGCCACGCTAGCTCGCCGAGTCGCGTCCTTCCGCACTTTTGCGTCGTGGGCGCAGGTCCGCGGCATTGTCCCGGGCGATGCTGGGCAAAACCTGCGGGCTTCGCGGCCGGATAATGCCCTGCCCACGGTTCTGTCGGCCGCTGATGCGGCGCACCTCTTGGAAACGGCTCGAGCCGCTGCTTATCGGGAAGACTCCGCTGCTCCCGATCCGGTCAAACTGCGAGACTGGGCCGCATTGGAGCTGCTTTATGCCACCGGCATTCGGGTCAGTGAGTTGACCGGGCTGGAACTAGCTAACATCAACAAAAGCCAGCGCACTATCCGGGTGACGGGAAAAGGCGACAAACAGCGGGTTGTCCCCTACGGTATTCCCGCGGGTCTGGCGCTGGAAGAGTACCTGGAAAAAGGCCGCCCCGCCCTGGTGAATCCGGAAAAACCGGCGCTGAACCGGGTATTTCTGGGAGCAAAAGGCGGGGTGTTGGATACGCGGATAGTCCGCGGCATGCTGCATCGCCTGACCGCGCAGGCGGGAGTACCGGACTTGGGACCACACGGGCTGCGCCACACCGCCGCTACCCACCTGTTGGATGGCGGCGCGGATCTGCGCAGTGTCCAGGAAATCCTGGGGCACGCCAGCCTGGCCACAACCCAGCGCTATACGCACCTGTCGATGGACAAGCTCCGCGCGGTGTATTTGCAGGCGCATCCCCGGGCCTAA
- a CDS encoding DUF6318 family protein produces the protein MVGKLRILQASLVMLCSAAVLTGCGTAVGASGSERTAREMMTADIPLVEPAAPETTQDPIPGAPAPRYTAATEGKPSPADLQTIPADQLMKVAPFDKPKFFHEFSVDGAATVVKYFTYSMYYSFVASDTHFANQVYTNACTKCQEMAQWSNAFTKKYSHVETGVPRTEILDVSVGKTKQNQSVFWVVARNEEPPIIARSDKGEILKYDAPSNTVSQYRVEYVHGSNLITGIYKAPTQYSSSPAEK, from the coding sequence ATGGTCGGGAAACTGCGGATCTTACAAGCATCGCTGGTGATGCTGTGCTCTGCTGCGGTCTTGACGGGATGCGGTACTGCGGTTGGTGCTTCTGGCTCTGAGAGGACCGCCCGGGAAATGATGACCGCGGATATTCCTCTGGTCGAACCCGCCGCCCCTGAAACGACCCAAGACCCGATTCCCGGAGCACCGGCGCCGCGCTATACCGCGGCCACCGAAGGTAAACCTTCCCCCGCTGACCTGCAGACCATTCCCGCTGATCAGTTGATGAAGGTGGCACCGTTCGACAAGCCGAAGTTTTTCCACGAGTTTTCCGTGGACGGCGCGGCCACAGTGGTGAAGTACTTTACCTACTCCATGTACTACAGCTTTGTGGCGAGCGATACTCATTTCGCCAACCAGGTTTACACCAATGCCTGCACGAAGTGCCAGGAGATGGCCCAGTGGTCCAATGCCTTCACAAAGAAGTACTCCCACGTGGAAACCGGGGTGCCGCGCACGGAAATCCTCGATGTTTCTGTCGGAAAGACCAAACAGAACCAGTCGGTTTTTTGGGTCGTGGCTCGCAATGAAGAACCTCCGATTATCGCTCGCTCCGACAAGGGCGAGATTCTGAAATACGACGCCCCTTCGAACACCGTATCCCAGTACCGGGTGGAGTACGTTCACGGCAGCAACTTGATTACCGGCATCTATAAAGCCCCGACTCAATATTCATCTTCCCCTGCTGAGAAGTAA
- a CDS encoding M23 family metallopeptidase, translating into MRKVIITLCCCLTLSLTGVSASPAAGVNADRGLPAVASSATPTAFSPGKTSDLRDFLYWPTGHPTAVPRKFDPPAQKWLSGHRGIDLRVSPGETVFAATDATVLYAGNLAGRPVISLEDTTGRRYTYEPVEPSVAVGDDVTRGQAIGTALGGHCSGGDCLHFGVKDGPDGYVDPLRLLGGRIRLFPVH; encoded by the coding sequence ATGAGAAAAGTTATCATCACGCTTTGCTGTTGCCTGACCTTGAGCCTGACCGGAGTGTCCGCTTCGCCAGCCGCCGGCGTCAACGCCGACCGAGGCTTACCCGCCGTTGCCAGTTCAGCGACCCCAACGGCCTTTTCACCAGGGAAAACGTCAGACCTGCGCGACTTCCTGTACTGGCCTACGGGTCACCCGACGGCAGTTCCACGCAAATTCGACCCACCGGCCCAAAAATGGCTGTCCGGACACCGCGGTATCGACCTCAGGGTGAGTCCCGGGGAAACCGTTTTTGCCGCGACTGACGCGACGGTGCTCTATGCCGGTAACTTGGCGGGTCGTCCGGTGATTTCCCTCGAGGACACCACCGGACGGCGCTACACCTACGAACCGGTAGAACCTTCGGTCGCGGTCGGCGACGACGTGACTCGTGGCCAAGCTATCGGGACGGCGCTGGGAGGACACTGTTCCGGTGGGGACTGCCTGCATTTCGGGGTCAAGGACGGCCCGGACGGTTACGTAGACCCGTTGCGTCTGTTGGGGGGAAGGATTCGCCTGTTCCCGGTTCACTAG